In Zingiber officinale cultivar Zhangliang chromosome 1A, Zo_v1.1, whole genome shotgun sequence, the DNA window tattaaattataaaattcctGATTAAATGCTCTCAATCCTAATTAACCTATAATCAGGTCTATCTAAGCCCTAAATAAACTGGAATATTATAAAATACTGGAGAATTATTCATTTTTTATGCTTCTTGTCACTGGAATCATATTAGCATGCGGCTGGAAGCCAAAACCTGAGCACTAGATTTAGGCAGATCAATTCTTTCAAATGTGAAGCTTGATTTACTTAAGCTTATTAACATGTCTCTTTTATGTTCACAAACAAGCTCAAGAACAAGCTTCTCTCAGACGGGAAAAACTGGTCCAGTAAACTTGTTATTTCTTCATTATCAAATAACCCAGAATGTTCTATAGGATATCTAAATGAGTTTCTTTATGAGCATAAGAATCATCAAACAAAAATCAATTCACTTATGTCAGTTAATTTTACTATTTGGAcgaattttctaatttatctctaCAAAATTATCACATTTCACAACACAAGAATCCATTAAGGAAGAGGAACAAAACCAGTAATCAAAACAATCGATCAGAGAATTCACAGAGATTATTCAGCACAGCTAGCAACTCCACGACCAGCGGCAGTAACAAGTGATCGAAAAGGATAGCATAATCCTGAGTGGGGAATAACAACAAATACCTGGAAGGCAAAGAGACTGCCCGCTCATCTGCTCAACTGCTGCAGATCTGCTTCAGCTTGTTAGCGGCCAATTGATCCACGGCGTACTGGAAGGGTGAATTAAAAGACAGAGCATGGGGGGAAAGGATGAGCCGAAGAAGAGGATAGATTAAATCGACGGAAGATGAAGGAAAACCTTGTCGAGGACCCAGGTGCTGTGGGCGTAGGCGCGCTGCAGCAGCTCGTCGAGGGAGGTAGACTCGTCCAGGTCGCGGTAATTGACGAAATTCTCGCGGGCGTACTTGCAGTAGTAAGGCCGGGTCTCCGGAGGGAGGTGTCGCACAAGCCGCAGCACTTCCAGGTACGCTCTCAGCGCCCGCTGCATCGCCATCGCCGCCAACACAATGAGGCCTGAAAAATGACCGAAAGCGCGAGGGTTTTTGCTTaataggatttttattttttttttaaaaaaatatctctcTGAATCAATTTGCCTTTCCTCACCGCATTCATTTTGCTTTGTTGCCACGAGCTTAGCCAAATCAGTAAGTAATTGTTAATTTATTACATGAGGATTGATGGAGTGTAAATCCATACGACCTATATTTCGCCCTTCTTTTATTTACCACTTAGTTATCATAATTTATCTTTTTCTTATTAGTCCTCAGGCTAACGGGCGGAGGCGCCTTTGCCACATTTTGCTTTTTTGCCACCTCTTGAAATCATATACAACCTTTTCATTTTCTTCCCTCAAAAGAGGAATGTACCTTCATACAATTAGTTAGTCATCTCACCATTTAGTTAGTCAATTCATACAATGGGATCATCAGCATGAGTAGGTGAGTAAAAGTCTGCAATTTATCCTTCGTTACTGATCCTATTTGAAAGCTACAGTATTGACTGGGAGAAGACTTTGAATTGACAGAGAAGCTGATAAATTAGGGCAAAAAAGAGTTTCGGATATCACTTTTCTCCCTATGTACACCAAAAAGAGAGTCAAAGGGACGTTAGAGCGAGAACCAGTGTcacaccccgggggagtccctatcgaagaaattttgacaacatctcctctgtatcggtgacaatctgaaactttactacaaagCTCTCAGAGCCACACAAACCTCGACCAACACGGcgggaacaataacaataaaaatagttAACAATCCACGCTGTTTATATTaactcagcctctggctgacacaaccacacaatttatttaaataaaatttactcCACTAATACAACGGAAAACTTAAACCCACAACAAAAATCCAACACAGCAGAAAACAAAGgcagtagaccaaaactcgataaaaaTCCACGAGTACAGTTATACGTCACAAGTATATAAAATGTAACAAGTACACCAAAAAGCCCAAAATATGTGAACCCGTCACGAcaagtggtgggggactagcgactggaacctcctgacaacATCGACCTGAAATAGTAATAATCAACAGGGTGAGTctaacactcagcggataccaagctgacatacatagtaagaaataaccaatagtaataattatgcgtacagtctcctggaataatatggaaaatgcaaaactgaaaggaatGAGAGAAGTTGTActtaccaggacctcctatcaggataatAAGGTCATCAAACCGAAAATATCATATCttttgtatgcatgtcaatcatatgcatccaccaaatatgcaacaAACATaagtaataaatgcaatcatgcatatgatgcaaatgacatgtcctggtcacccctaacgtcagtcagccatctcacacacgatggtgagactgagtgggtagggttgtgacaactgtgcactctgccatcactgctttTAACTGACCGGGTGGACAGGATGCtattggagtacacctatccttctaccccaaatcataagtgggggagctcaatgctctcatctccctgaacCAGTCCAGAGGAGGAATCCttgtcctgctaccacgctgcgtcacgctatccatgagtggaccagcggagcactgataGATCAACctgctgcacacaccctgcctgaataaaaaccactaacccatggtggttgtgtgtgtagatccatgtaactggtgatgtgctcaacaataatagagccgacaatcgctcaacatgcaatcatgcgagatggtgcatgacactaagcatgaaaatcctgaccatatctgcCTCCAataaacatgtaccaaaaataaatggctcaaataagaagatctaggtacacatatcaaatatgatAAATGTCTAATCCGGTGTAATACCCTGATTCTGAGAttttggttaagtatgacttaaaaagttagatgatactatccatatcaccaaggtgcacattccttttcggaagctcaaacttaagaactctaaaGTTAAACGTGCTTGGCTTgcagaaatctgaggatgggtgacctcttgggaagtttccagggtgtgtgcgagtgaggacaaaacatgctgaaaggacctccggtggtgtacagagctagtcgtcaacccgatgggcaatttttgtggcgttcccggttcggtccgggtgggggtCGCCCAGGCCAGGGCGTTACAGatgatatcagagccaagttattgtAATACCCCAGTTCAATtttggtggcgttcccggttcggtccggtTGGGGCCCGCCTAGGTCGGGGTGTTACaaactttgttttgtagaaaaAAGGGAGGCTAAAAAGGCTGGTCCGGGAGCTcagaaggggtccgggcgcccataCCAAGCTCGCCTTAGACAGGCAAGGGGCATccaggtggtccaggcgcccggactcggTCTAGGCGCCTGGGCCCAAAAAATCATCCATAAGCCTACATGGGGAGCGTCGATTGGTCGCGacacgtggtccaggcgcccggaggggtccAGGTGCTCGAAACCTATATAAGCAGCATTCGACCAGGAGCTTGACAAGGACATTCAGAACGACTTCTGCACTTGCACGTTGTTCCGATAAAGCCTCTATAACGTCTAAAATCTCCGACGATGACTCTGCTAAAGTTTTCATCCTACCAAGTCATCGAtatttttagttttctaattacttataattatttcaaattgtacttgtaatctttatgattgattagtgattgtccattgaaagcactctcacatgcaggtcatagagtaggagtcgccacaggctccgaactaagtaaatcttggtcgtgttagcattgtttgtttttttatttctatctttattcCGCTTTGTTTTAAATGAACTTgaaagtcacgagtgctattcacccccctctagcgtaaCAATCACTAGGACTTTGTGTTGGTACCCTgcggtagttttgatgtgatcaaccaagtcaggttatgtcctgttggtgtttaaccctgtgtctaagtgtgcaagagcttaggagcacaggaagtcgagcggaaggcacggctagcgagaaggacgacacgggagagagacgacgggcttggtgcgtctgagggacgaggtgctacggaagagtacacccgcaGATAAGAAGGAAGTGTGAAccggtccgagggacgagaagccggagtggaagcttgcttgaggagaaggccggaaaataggttctggtgagtcctatttcggttaGCCAAAATCACCTAAGCAAACGGAGCAACAGAAGAGCCGAAAAGGAGCTGCGGAGCTGCGGAGCTGCTGGAAGTGCCTTCATTAGAGTTAAAGGTGCCTCCGCGCCTTTCAGTGGGAAAgcaccttcaacagggttgaaggcgccttcaacccaccaTCGAAGGCACCTTTCAgccttatggaaggtgccttcaagtaggCAGATTTTATCGTTGGTAgtagataaacttttatccactggCACcttactggaggcgccttccagccttatGAAAGACGCCTTCTAGCtgaggataagatttttcaggggctataaaatgacccctAGACTTAGGAAATAGAACACAACACTTGTGATTGATTCATCTTGAGTTCTAAGCTGTAATTGAGTGCGTCAACTATTGTAAGAGGgttctccgcctgaagaagagTTTACTGAGcttttagattaacaacctcccggattgtaaccaagtaattcattgtgcctcttccttttagtttatttactttgtttatgcaagtgttcgatttaattacgctataaagttcgaggaaggttcatctatatttttgcagggctattcaactcccTTCTAGTCGATCGCTATCgggaccaacaagtgatatcatagCAAGATTTGCTtgaggaggactaaccaccgaatgaagcacacaagatggccggatcaagCATCTACCCACTGAAGTTTAAGGAGGATTTCACCAACtggaaaaagaagaaggaggtatttttcaaaaactgattttgatttgattttaataatggaatttggttttgtggCACCtgaaggcaaagaaaaataccactggaccaaaaaggagcagACCGATTTCATGgcacaaagcagagttccatctgctaagcatcttaccgccacaagaagtcaaccgaattggagcctacgagtctgtgaaggaactctgggagaaattcttggaactacatGAACGAACCTTGGAGGCAAAACTCGCGAGATGGGATATGCTCAGAAATCAGATTAGCAACATCAAACTGGAAGAAGGTGAAatcgttgcacaccttcactcaaggatcaaggagctcatcactggactcacgaatctcagagaaaaggtaagtaaccgagattcgttaAGATATGCTCTTAACGCATTCCTTAGAAATACTGAAtgtgcatcattagtagatgcttattatatatctaaggatatatattcaactactttagaagaattattttcaacttttgaagtccatgaaacgagatgtgcaggtCAGAAGAAGGAGCAAATGTATAACGTTGCCTTAAAGGAAACAAATCGAAGAAACGAGATTCCGAATCTTCTCTTGATGACGATGAAACAACACTGCTGCTAAGTAGATTTAAAAAGTTgcttaaatctaacaagtttaatcaagtgcaaaatcaaagaataaaaagaaagataagatgctaTCACTACAATGAAAAAGGACACGTGAAAGACAACTGTcctaaattgaagagcaaggaaGACAAAAGACCAGTTCAGAAGAAGCATCAAAATCTAAGGGCAACGTGGGACGAGACGTATGTAGGATCATAAAGTGCTGAGGAGAGGAGGGGGGGAGGGgtaaatagtgctcgtggctaattcgttcgttttaAAAGAATCAAGTAAAttgcagcggaataagaacaattaaagaaaacaatgacacaagttggttttacttagttcggagcctgtgacgactcctattccaaggcccacacttattgagtatttactttgggcaatccaCTACAGTCCAAAatattacaaaaagagtacaagaattAAAGTGCTACCAAATATTATACCGATAACAATGATGTTTGAAATTGAGAGCTTCTGGTCATCGGAGTAGTGTTATGACTTTCCCGAATCATTTTGTTAGCAGCACATAGAAGAAAGATTACTAGCTTTGATTGTTAATTTGCCTCTACTCGAACTAGGCTCAAGTAAgccattgagggcacctccaacctccataggaggcgccttcagccaagGTTCTATCCCCATTTCCGTGGTGCCGATAAGCTCCGCTGCCTGCGCAGCTTATCCaccctaaggcgccttcaagctccacggagggcgccctccatccagCATTTAAGCGtcttccatctccttggaaggtgccttcacacCTTGCTGCATGAGGCTTTCGACcaaggcacccgaggcgcctccaagctccatggagggcgcctcaggaattgttcatctgaggcttttaAGTCCTTTTCACTCCTTGCAAGTTCCGTTAGTCTAAAATACCaaacatatcctgtaaaatagagttagcacaataaaatatgaaataataagttattttgacagtctccagactgtccgattCTGGCTTCGGATTTCttttccggaaaccctaggtcgaaccgaagcctactgttccctcaccggggaacgcatcctgacttactcctctcaggataatttacctgttgttagactgatcctctagaccgactagactttttctCAACGGGCGAGGCTTctagtcttcatgctggacgtctgctccatgacccatccagactttcacctggtccgcgaccaccaagatttcaacctagagtcctcgactctaggattttgcctgaagtgctcgacccgtcaagactttccgcctagggttaccacctcctagggttttccacttgcctaaccacagctagggcttttgcctaagaacacttaggactttcctacattctcattcaaacttgttagacaacaaataaccttaactttgaaccctttgtcattatcaaaacccaGATtcaatcgtctgatgcttcccacaccaacaatctccccttttttgattatgacaataaaattcaaagttaagtaaaaaaaacataaagaatAGAAATGCAACTTGTAGCATAAATGCACATAAGTGCAATTAAAAAGATGCAACAGTTAGCACAATTTGTTATAGCTCCTCCTTAATCACTTAACTTAAtcttttccttaactttagaatttTCTAGCTTTTCTACccttttgacatatatcaaaaatgaataCTTTAGCCTTACAGAATATGGAGAAAATTTCATAAAGATTGTTAGTTAAGAtaaagattttgataaacacttagctttaagaAGATATTAAAGagaacttagcttttaaaaagatttttgataAACGCttagcttaaaaatgattttgaaccaatgattttgataaacacttagtttaaaaaatgattttaagaaacacttgttttaaaaagattttgttaAACACTTTGCTAGGTCCAGCGGATCCAACTGGACTTTTCGCTAGATATCGGGTCCCGTGGAactatctggacttcacactaGCTATCGGGTCTTgcggacctagttggatttcagcaTAGTGTCAGATCCTTCATATTAATCAacttctgcacacttggtagaagtgTTTGACAAACAATCCATcaaactttaacctatttgtcatatatcaaaaccagactgttagtgcaacttgtaccaataatctctccctttttgatgtaatgacaa includes these proteins:
- the LOC122012327 gene encoding LYR motif-containing protein At3g19508-like, whose protein sequence is MAMQRALRAYLEVLRLVRHLPPETRPYYCKYARENFVNYRDLDESTSLDELLQRAYAHSTWVLDKYAVDQLAANKLKQICSS